The sequence below is a genomic window from Brevibacillus laterosporus.
GCGGTGAAACAGTGTAATGAATATGACTAAAATTCCTTTAGGCTCATGGATTGAATCATTAGAAGCCTGGTTCGATGCTTCTTTTGGCCCTTTATTTGCACTGATTAGCGCAATTATCGGCGGATTAGTTAGCGGTTTTGAGTGGCTATTTATTAATATTCCTGCTCTGCTCTTTATCGTCTTGTTCTCCCTGATTATTTATCTGGTAGCACGTTGGAAAATGGCCCTATTCTCTGTACTTGGTTTACTTCTCATCTATAACCTTGGCTATTGGCCACAGACCATGATGACCTTAGCACAAGTTTTGACAGCCGCCATGATCTCCATCTTCCTTGGTGTCCCGATTGGGATTTGGTGCGCGAAGAAAAATACGGTTCAAAATATCGTCACGCCTATTCTAGATTTCATGCAGACCATGCCAGCATTCGTCTATCTGTTGCCAGCGGTTACGTTCTTTTCATTAGGCGTGGTACCAGGTGTTATCGCTTCTGTTATCTTTGCGATTCCCCCAACGATTCGTCTAACGAATTTAGGGATTCGCCAAGTACCCGAAGACTTGGTGGAAGCAGCAGATGCATTTGGCTCTACACCTATGCAAAAACTAATTAAACTACAATTCCCATTAGCAATACCTTCCATCATGGCCGGGATTAATCAGACCATTATGCTATCGTTATCCATGGTTGTCATCTCATCCATGATCGGTGCACAAGGTTTAGGTTCTGATGTTTATCGTGCCGTTACACAAACCAAAACAGGAGTGGGCTTTGAAGCCGGGATTGCGGTTGTTATTCTAGCCATTATTTTGGATCGCTTTTCTCAAACATTAATTAAAGGACGAGAAAAGAAATCAGCCAAAGCTGCCCCGAAGTATCGGACGCCGTTAATTTTGGCCTCAGTCGCTATTTTGATTATCTCTAGTATTGCTAGTGGAATAGCTAGTAATGGTGGCAACACGAAAAACATTACCCTTTCTTATGTAGCATGGGATTCTGAAATTGCCAGTACACATGTAGTAAAACAAGTCTTAGAACAAAAACTAGGTTATCAGGTTAACATGTTACAAGTTGAAGCAGGTCCTATGTGGACAGGTGTCGCTACAAAAAGTGCAGATGCCCTTGTTGCCGCTTGGTTACCAAAAACACAT
It includes:
- a CDS encoding ABC transporter permease subunit; this translates as MNMTKIPLGSWIESLEAWFDASFGPLFALISAIIGGLVSGFEWLFINIPALLFIVLFSLIIYLVARWKMALFSVLGLLLIYNLGYWPQTMMTLAQVLTAAMISIFLGVPIGIWCAKKNTVQNIVTPILDFMQTMPAFVYLLPAVTFFSLGVVPGVIASVIFAIPPTIRLTNLGIRQVPEDLVEAADAFGSTPMQKLIKLQFPLAIPSIMAGINQTIMLSLSMVVISSMIGAQGLGSDVYRAVTQTKTGVGFEAGIAVVILAIILDRFSQTLIKGREKKSAKAAPKYRTPLILASVAILIISSIASGIASNGGNTKNITLSYVAWDSEIASTHVVKQVLEQKLGYQVNMLQVEAGPMWTGVATKSADALVAAWLPKTHASFYAKNKDHVEDLGANLEGTRLGLVVPEYMDITSIGDLRRPDIKDATKATIIGIEPGAGLMSAANKMLEDYQLTDWTLMEASSAAMATELQKAYSQQKPIVVTGWTPHWMFAKMKLKYLDDPKKSLGEDEQIHTIARLGLQEDLPDAYQFLRQFKWTPDDMAQVMIRIQEGIEPDDAAKEWISAHPDKVDQWLTGIEYKK